Proteins encoded within one genomic window of Prosthecochloris marina:
- the pheT gene encoding phenylalanine--tRNA ligase subunit beta: protein MKISVNWLKDFVPSITSDISSLVDQLTFLGLEVEDVITKKLPDSLVVVGKVQEVKPHPNADRLKICQVDAGEVEPLQIVCGASNVAEGQLVPVAMIGAKLETPEGDSFTIKKSKIRGERSFGMICAADELGLSDDHSGIMVLEEHCEIGRPVASYLDADTILDIAVTPNRPDVLSHLGVAREMVGTAQVALPEACNVDFSGSENLVTIKNSDACPYYTGIVIRNAAVKESPSWLKQKIESIGLRPKNNIVDITNYVLHALGQPLHAFDLLKLQGESVQVRTDVSGSIVAINQEAYELQPGMPVICDQEKPVAIAGIMGGYDSAVSEATTDILLESAYFSPGVVRKASKILGLTSDSAYRFERGIDPGNVRFAAQCAVKLILELAGGEITEAEEAGSVPPGSITVALRPERANEILGCSIPMEKMVSMLEYIGFFMTANEKDENLIFTVPSFRVDVEQEIDLIEEIARLEGYNNIAASERMVASYPQSRENPEYFPDYLRSVMIGLQFREILTNPLITKRDALQFEQQAVPVLNPISEGLEVLRPSLVPTMLKVISHNIKHGIRNMRLFEVAHSFFTLNEEDDAAKSMTEKEQLVFAITGSRYPVNWARKKEQVDFFDMKGSVEMLLGKLNLLDKSSLNIYNESTLSITCDWKGEDKTLKLHAGKVQQIAPELLEAFDIDQPVFVAEIDTEVLERSFTLNVCYEPPSRYPVVERDLSFILPEGLEVQKLVDCVKTSDVLISSVRVFDLFERELENSGGKVERSIALSLNITDHSGTLKEEKVKKILQKVMENAESRLGAVIRQV from the coding sequence ATGAAAATCTCCGTAAACTGGCTCAAGGATTTCGTTCCCTCCATAACTTCAGATATTTCTTCCCTTGTCGATCAACTTACCTTTCTCGGACTTGAAGTCGAGGATGTCATTACGAAGAAATTGCCCGATTCTCTTGTTGTTGTTGGAAAGGTTCAAGAGGTCAAACCGCATCCGAATGCCGATCGTCTGAAGATATGCCAGGTCGATGCAGGCGAGGTCGAGCCGCTGCAAATTGTTTGCGGAGCATCCAACGTAGCCGAAGGTCAACTTGTTCCGGTCGCAATGATCGGCGCAAAGCTTGAAACACCCGAAGGCGACAGCTTTACCATAAAAAAATCCAAGATACGCGGTGAACGTTCGTTCGGAATGATATGCGCCGCAGATGAGCTTGGTTTGTCTGACGACCACTCCGGGATTATGGTGCTCGAGGAGCATTGCGAAATAGGCCGGCCTGTCGCGTCGTATCTCGATGCCGATACCATACTTGATATTGCGGTTACGCCGAATCGTCCGGATGTCCTTTCACATCTTGGGGTTGCCAGAGAGATGGTAGGAACTGCGCAGGTGGCATTGCCGGAAGCCTGTAATGTAGACTTTTCAGGTTCAGAAAATCTTGTAACGATAAAAAACTCCGACGCCTGTCCCTATTATACCGGTATCGTTATCCGCAATGCAGCGGTGAAGGAGTCTCCTTCATGGTTAAAACAGAAAATTGAAAGTATAGGGCTTCGCCCCAAAAACAATATTGTCGATATTACCAACTACGTTTTGCATGCTCTCGGTCAGCCTCTTCATGCTTTTGACCTGTTGAAACTGCAAGGAGAAAGCGTACAGGTGAGAACCGATGTGAGCGGATCAATCGTTGCTATCAATCAGGAAGCCTATGAACTGCAACCGGGTATGCCGGTTATCTGTGACCAGGAAAAGCCGGTAGCCATAGCAGGTATCATGGGTGGTTATGACTCGGCTGTGAGCGAAGCAACAACCGATATATTGCTTGAATCGGCATATTTTTCTCCAGGCGTGGTAAGAAAAGCCTCGAAAATTCTTGGATTGACAAGTGACTCGGCTTATCGCTTTGAGCGGGGGATCGACCCGGGAAATGTACGTTTTGCGGCGCAATGTGCGGTCAAGCTCATTCTTGAGCTTGCAGGGGGAGAGATCACCGAAGCGGAAGAGGCCGGTTCGGTTCCTCCCGGCAGCATAACGGTTGCATTACGTCCTGAAAGAGCCAATGAAATTCTTGGTTGTTCGATACCCATGGAAAAAATGGTTTCCATGCTGGAGTATATCGGCTTTTTCATGACAGCCAATGAAAAAGACGAAAACCTGATATTTACGGTTCCATCCTTTAGAGTCGACGTTGAGCAGGAAATCGATCTTATCGAGGAGATTGCCAGATTGGAAGGGTATAACAATATTGCCGCTTCAGAAAGGATGGTGGCAAGCTATCCCCAGTCAAGGGAAAATCCCGAATATTTCCCTGACTATCTTCGCTCTGTTATGATCGGCCTGCAGTTCAGGGAAATTCTTACAAATCCTTTGATTACAAAGCGTGATGCTTTGCAGTTCGAACAGCAGGCGGTTCCGGTGTTGAATCCCATCAGCGAAGGTCTTGAAGTTCTCCGTCCTTCTCTCGTACCGACAATGCTTAAGGTAATATCCCATAATATCAAACATGGGATAAGGAATATGCGGCTTTTCGAGGTGGCTCACTCGTTTTTCACTTTGAATGAAGAGGACGATGCCGCGAAAAGCATGACAGAAAAAGAACAGCTTGTTTTTGCCATCACCGGAAGTCGTTATCCGGTAAACTGGGCTCGGAAAAAAGAACAGGTTGATTTTTTCGATATGAAAGGTTCAGTGGAGATGCTGTTGGGTAAATTGAATTTGCTTGATAAATCATCATTGAATATTTATAATGAAAGCACGCTTTCCATTACATGTGACTGGAAGGGAGAAGATAAAACCCTGAAATTGCATGCCGGGAAAGTTCAGCAGATAGCGCCTGAGTTGCTTGAGGCATTTGATATAGATCAGCCGGTTTTCGTTGCTGAAATCGATACGGAGGTTCTCGAGCGCAGTTTTACCTTGAATGTTTGTTACGAGCCCCCTTCCAGGTACCCGGTTGTTGAAAGAGATCTTTCATTTATACTTCCTGAAGGGTTGGAGGTTCAGAAGCTGGTCGATTGTGTGAAAACCAGTGACGTTCTGATCAGTAGCGTTCGGGTATTCGATCTTTTCGAAAGGGAGCTGGAAAACAGTGGCGGGAAGGTAGAAAGAAGTATTGCGTTATCTCTGAATATTACAGATCACTCTGGAACTCTTAAAGAAGAAAAAGTCAAAAAGATTCTCCAGAAAGTCATGGAAAATGCAGAAAGCAGGCTTGGTGCGGTAATTCGGCAAGTTTGA
- a CDS encoding sugar phosphate nucleotidyltransferase: MKAIIPVAGVGSRLRPHTLSQPKVLLNVAGKPIIGHIMDKLIASGIDEAIVIVGYLGEMIESYLSENYNIRLTFVNQQKRLGLAHAIGMCKEHVNNDEPVFIILGDTIFDVELSGILNSPSSSLGVREVEDPSRFGIAITNNGRIVKLVEKPNEPVGNLAIVGLYYIRNSDSLFACIDSLIRENIKTKGEYQLTDALQMMLEKGESLTTFPVNNWYDCGKPETLLSTNEILLKSHSTESSFPGCIINKPVFIAKSAQIDNAIIGPNATIGENTVIKDAFIKNSIVGNDSNVQHVFLDKSIIGNNASLSGHAHEANIGDFSDIKLR, translated from the coding sequence ATGAAAGCGATAATACCTGTTGCAGGAGTCGGTTCGAGATTACGTCCGCATACCCTTTCTCAGCCAAAAGTTCTTCTGAATGTTGCCGGAAAACCGATCATCGGCCATATCATGGATAAACTCATCGCTTCAGGTATCGATGAAGCAATTGTCATCGTCGGCTACCTCGGCGAGATGATAGAGTCCTATCTCAGTGAAAACTACAATATTCGTTTAACGTTTGTCAATCAGCAGAAACGCCTGGGGCTCGCTCATGCGATCGGAATGTGCAAGGAGCATGTCAATAATGACGAACCGGTGTTCATAATTCTCGGAGACACCATTTTTGATGTTGAGCTCTCGGGAATACTGAACAGTCCCTCTTCCAGCCTGGGAGTCAGGGAGGTGGAAGACCCCAGCAGGTTCGGCATAGCCATAACCAATAACGGCCGCATTGTAAAGCTTGTTGAAAAACCGAATGAACCGGTAGGCAACCTCGCAATCGTGGGACTCTACTATATCAGGAACTCGGATTCGCTTTTTGCCTGTATCGACAGTCTGATCAGGGAAAACATAAAAACAAAGGGAGAGTATCAACTGACCGATGCCTTACAGATGATGCTGGAAAAAGGTGAGTCTTTGACGACATTTCCGGTCAACAACTGGTATGATTGTGGTAAACCCGAAACGCTTCTCTCGACAAACGAAATTCTTCTGAAAAGCCATAGTACCGAATCGTCTTTTCCCGGCTGCATTATCAACAAGCCGGTGTTCATCGCGAAAAGTGCGCAAATCGACAATGCCATCATCGGCCCGAATGCGACAATAGGAGAAAACACCGTTATCAAGGATGCCTTCATTAAAAACTCTATCGTTGGTAACGACTCGAATGTACAGCACGTTTTTCTCGACAAATCAATCATCGGCAACAATGCATCTCTGTCCGGCCACGCTCATGAGGCAAACATAGGAGATTTTTCAGACATCAAACTCCGATGA
- a CDS encoding MarR family winged helix-turn-helix transcriptional regulator, translating into MVEEKDAIKKLIGYQVGITSNILRRVFAARITKYAENISPEQFAVLARLHSKNGLSQSVIAESVLKDDATITRILDSLEKKKLAVRKKAEHDRRSNLAYLTPQGKTLVKKVFPKAKLLNEHLLEGIEKEHIRVVFEVLAKLRENAVKI; encoded by the coding sequence ATGGTTGAAGAAAAAGATGCAATTAAAAAACTTATCGGCTATCAGGTAGGGATTACTTCAAATATTCTTCGGAGGGTTTTTGCTGCCAGGATTACAAAATATGCAGAAAACATTTCGCCTGAACAGTTTGCCGTGCTTGCTCGTCTGCATTCCAAAAACGGATTGAGTCAAAGTGTTATTGCCGAGAGTGTTCTGAAGGATGATGCAACGATAACACGCATTCTCGACAGTCTTGAAAAAAAGAAACTTGCGGTTAGAAAAAAAGCCGAGCATGACCGTCGTTCAAATCTTGCATATCTTACGCCTCAAGGAAAAACACTCGTAAAAAAAGTTTTTCCAAAAGCTAAGCTTCTCAACGAGCATCTGCTTGAAGGGATCGAAAAAGAGCATATCAGGGTTGTCTTTGAGGTTCTTGCGAAGCTGAGGGAAAACGCTGTGAAAATCTAA
- a CDS encoding efflux RND transporter permease subunit yields the protein MKGIIRQFIRYPVLGNAVFLAIFLFGFLAFNGMKTTFFPQVPSHTIFVVASFPGASPEEIEEGITLKIEDELKGVTGIERVTSVSAENTATITVELLQNYDANVLLQEVSNAVDQISSFPVGLEKIRIYKREMTDFVVAYSIHGDVELQVLKTYARRIERELRNNEGISKITLSGFPEEEIEVSVREDVLKSYGLTFDEVASAVGEANLRITGGTIKGLEEELLIRLDNQGYYAIDVENIVVRTTAAGGVVLLRDIAVIKDRWSEDPNRTYFDGKPSVTIDIEKTSDEDMFSIAGRVAAYMETFDREHDDISVSLLRDGSGIVQERANILTNNGLIGSILVILFLSFSLNPRMAFWVALSIPLSFAGMFMLGTFYGLTINVVSLLAMILVVGILVDDGIVIAESIYQQHEKGLKPLDAAVKGTMDVLPSVIAAVLTTIVFFMLFLFLEGAFGERFRDIGFVVIATLLISLVEGIFILPGHIAHSKALRGGAEKKTWLLRKSEAFIRFQRDRFYAPVLRFSINNPIVTAVIPVALMLVTIGALQGGIVKLTFFPNLEFDNVELTFEMPAGTRQTVTDSLLARMEMNVREVSEEYKQEYGLDLVEAIGRSVGPDAHKGGLRITLLEGRYREWSSMQVSNAIREKIGIIPGAEKLQVGTGGFWGMPVSIALKSDNLSQLRGAKEYLEGELRKMPELKDIIDDDPPGLREVRITLNDRARSLGLSESDVMNQVRSGFFGYEVQRILRGIDEVKVWVRFSETDRESVANMERMDIRLHDGRAFPLGALADVRIQRGVSSVNHIDAQRVVKIEADIVSSKESVPNLLERIDLQIMPGLLEAFPDVSYDFEGQSRESDKTTNSMKSVFPVVLGMMFLVVVFSFRSFLQAFVVFLMIPFSLVGVVWGHFIQGYLMSILSLFGVIALIGIVINDSLVFVNTFNSRLQEGKKFSDAIYEVGLSRFRPIVLTSLTTIAGLGPLIFEKSRQAQFLSPMAISVAYGLLFGTLLTLVMLPALLVLLNRAKVLVIGLLQGEKPLPEAVEPAIMHREPFDNEESEK from the coding sequence GTGAAAGGAATTATCAGGCAATTTATCAGGTATCCGGTTCTCGGCAATGCGGTTTTTCTGGCGATTTTCCTTTTCGGGTTTCTTGCTTTCAATGGGATGAAAACGACGTTTTTCCCTCAAGTCCCGTCTCACACCATCTTTGTCGTTGCTTCTTTCCCTGGTGCTTCACCCGAAGAGATTGAAGAAGGCATCACTCTCAAAATAGAAGATGAACTCAAAGGCGTAACCGGAATAGAAAGGGTGACTTCCGTTTCCGCTGAAAACACCGCTACGATTACCGTTGAGCTGCTTCAGAACTACGATGCGAATGTGTTGCTTCAAGAGGTGAGTAATGCCGTCGACCAGATCAGCTCCTTTCCTGTAGGACTGGAAAAAATCAGGATATACAAAAGGGAGATGACCGACTTCGTCGTGGCATATTCCATTCACGGTGATGTGGAACTGCAGGTCCTGAAAACCTACGCCCGAAGGATTGAGCGCGAGTTGCGCAACAATGAAGGTATTTCGAAGATTACGTTAAGCGGGTTTCCTGAAGAAGAAATTGAGGTAAGTGTCCGCGAGGATGTGCTGAAATCCTATGGTTTGACATTCGATGAAGTGGCTTCTGCTGTAGGTGAGGCCAATTTGAGGATTACCGGCGGGACTATCAAGGGGTTGGAGGAAGAGCTCCTGATCCGCTTGGATAATCAGGGTTATTATGCCATCGATGTTGAAAATATAGTGGTCCGGACTACAGCTGCAGGGGGTGTCGTTCTTTTGAGAGATATTGCTGTGATCAAAGATCGCTGGTCGGAAGATCCGAACAGGACCTACTTCGATGGGAAGCCATCGGTGACAATCGATATTGAAAAGACCAGCGACGAGGACATGTTCAGTATTGCCGGTCGGGTTGCGGCTTACATGGAAACGTTCGACAGGGAACATGATGATATATCGGTCAGCCTGTTGCGAGATGGGTCGGGCATTGTTCAGGAACGTGCAAATATTCTGACGAACAACGGATTGATCGGTAGTATTCTCGTTATTCTGTTCCTTTCTTTTTCACTGAACCCGAGAATGGCTTTCTGGGTTGCACTTTCAATTCCCCTTTCATTTGCAGGCATGTTCATGCTCGGTACCTTTTACGGGCTGACCATCAATGTTGTGTCCCTGCTTGCCATGATCCTCGTTGTCGGTATTCTGGTCGATGACGGTATCGTTATTGCGGAAAGCATTTATCAGCAGCATGAAAAAGGTTTGAAACCGCTCGATGCAGCAGTTAAGGGTACCATGGATGTGCTTCCATCGGTTATAGCGGCGGTGCTGACTACCATTGTGTTTTTTATGCTCTTTCTGTTCCTTGAAGGAGCTTTCGGAGAACGTTTCAGGGACATTGGGTTTGTCGTTATAGCCACACTTCTTATCTCCCTTGTCGAGGGGATTTTCATTCTGCCCGGCCATATTGCCCATTCCAAGGCTCTGCGGGGGGGAGCTGAAAAAAAGACATGGCTTTTACGAAAATCGGAAGCATTCATACGCTTTCAACGGGACAGGTTTTATGCGCCTGTCCTGCGTTTCAGTATCAATAATCCCATCGTTACAGCTGTCATACCCGTTGCTCTGATGCTTGTCACTATCGGTGCACTGCAGGGGGGGATTGTCAAGCTGACTTTTTTCCCAAATCTCGAGTTCGATAATGTGGAACTGACGTTTGAAATGCCTGCGGGAACACGCCAAACAGTAACCGACAGCCTGCTTGCTCGTATGGAAATGAATGTGCGGGAGGTAAGTGAGGAATACAAGCAAGAGTACGGGCTTGATCTCGTCGAAGCCATAGGGCGCAGCGTCGGACCGGATGCACATAAGGGAGGCCTCAGGATTACATTGCTCGAGGGGCGGTACCGTGAGTGGTCGAGCATGCAGGTATCCAATGCCATACGGGAAAAAATAGGCATAATTCCCGGTGCTGAAAAACTGCAGGTCGGAACAGGTGGCTTTTGGGGAATGCCGGTTTCGATAGCGCTTAAAAGCGATAACTTGTCACAGTTGAGAGGTGCCAAGGAGTATCTTGAAGGAGAACTGAGAAAAATGCCGGAACTGAAGGATATCATCGATGACGATCCGCCCGGTTTGCGAGAAGTTCGCATCACGCTTAACGATAGGGCAAGGTCGCTCGGTCTCAGTGAGTCTGACGTTATGAATCAGGTCAGGAGCGGTTTTTTCGGTTACGAGGTTCAGAGAATCTTGCGGGGGATCGATGAGGTGAAAGTCTGGGTGAGGTTTTCCGAGACCGATCGCGAATCGGTCGCGAATATGGAACGGATGGACATTCGGCTACATGACGGCAGAGCGTTTCCTCTCGGTGCACTTGCTGATGTCAGGATACAGCGGGGGGTATCTTCGGTAAACCATATCGACGCTCAGAGAGTGGTGAAAATCGAAGCGGATATTGTCAGTTCGAAAGAGTCGGTTCCCAACCTGCTCGAACGCATCGATTTACAGATCATGCCTGGTCTCCTGGAAGCGTTTCCGGATGTAAGCTATGACTTTGAGGGACAAAGCCGGGAAAGTGACAAGACAACCAATTCAATGAAGAGTGTTTTTCCGGTTGTTCTCGGGATGATGTTTCTTGTGGTGGTGTTTTCTTTCCGTTCTTTTCTACAGGCCTTTGTTGTTTTTCTCATGATTCCATTCAGTCTTGTCGGGGTTGTATGGGGGCATTTCATACAAGGGTATCTGATGAGCATTCTTTCACTTTTCGGCGTTATCGCTTTGATCGGTATCGTTATCAACGATTCCCTGGTTTTTGTCAACACGTTCAACAGCCGTTTGCAGGAAGGGAAGAAGTTTTCCGACGCGATTTATGAAGTGGGGCTCAGCCGCTTCAGGCCGATTGTTCTTACATCACTGACGACCATAGCTGGTCTCGGCCCGCTGATTTTCGAAAAAAGCCGTCAGGCACAGTTCCTGAGTCCAATGGCTATTTCGGTTGCATACGGGTTGTTGTTCGGTACACTCTTGACGCTTGTAATGCTGCCAGCCCTCCTGGTTTTGCTCAATCGCGCGAAAGTGCTGGTCATAGGACTTTTACAAGGAGAAAAGCCATTGCCCGAAGCAGTTGAACCTGCAATAATGCATCGGGAACCGTTCGATAATGAAGAGTCGGAAAAGTAG
- a CDS encoding efflux RND transporter periplasmic adaptor subunit has product MKQKHPILLKFKPYAYAAIIVVAGILIGRLLGSGKQQQTERIVPKRDSQVPVVEITNQQVQRVIKMNGKVDALKKIEIYAEVTGVFVDGAKPFREGRRFAKGDVLLRIEDSVYRNTVLAEKSSLLNELTLLMPDLLIDFPGYAGPWKKYLDNFSIVKPLRPLPPAPNDRLRNYVAARNIYTKFYAVRSMEETLAKYSILAPFDGVVTVSEANPGILVRNGQKLGEFAATTAYELELSAPVREAAFIRKGDRITLSSDDFNGSIEARVARVNDAIDPNTQSVGVYVLLDDSRLKDGMYLSASLNVPVEDASVIARELLDNENRVFALRDSVVLLLPVDVVSVDGRMAIVRGIPDGTEIVAEPVEGLFSGMVISGSIATVQEEDPSGSK; this is encoded by the coding sequence ATGAAACAAAAACACCCGATTCTTTTGAAGTTCAAGCCCTACGCTTATGCTGCGATTATCGTTGTGGCCGGTATCCTTATAGGGCGGTTGCTCGGATCCGGAAAACAACAGCAAACGGAACGGATTGTTCCAAAAAGGGACAGTCAGGTTCCTGTTGTAGAGATAACGAACCAACAGGTGCAGAGGGTCATCAAAATGAACGGAAAGGTTGACGCTCTTAAAAAAATCGAGATATACGCCGAAGTGACCGGTGTGTTTGTCGATGGGGCAAAACCGTTCAGAGAAGGACGCAGGTTTGCAAAGGGAGACGTCTTGCTCAGGATCGAGGATAGTGTTTACCGCAATACGGTTCTGGCAGAAAAAAGTTCATTGCTCAATGAGCTTACGTTACTCATGCCGGATCTTTTGATTGATTTTCCAGGGTATGCCGGGCCATGGAAAAAATACCTGGATAATTTCAGTATCGTCAAGCCCCTGCGTCCTTTGCCTCCGGCACCAAATGACAGGTTGAGAAATTATGTGGCGGCAAGGAATATCTACACTAAATTTTATGCTGTCCGCAGCATGGAAGAGACTCTGGCCAAGTACAGCATCCTTGCGCCGTTTGATGGTGTCGTTACTGTTTCGGAAGCAAATCCTGGTATTCTGGTTCGCAATGGGCAAAAGCTTGGGGAGTTTGCGGCTACAACTGCATACGAGCTGGAACTGTCAGCACCGGTTCGAGAGGCGGCGTTCATTCGGAAGGGGGACCGCATAACACTTTCATCCGATGACTTTAACGGCTCGATAGAGGCAAGGGTTGCCCGCGTTAACGATGCGATCGATCCAAATACGCAGAGCGTTGGGGTTTATGTGCTTCTCGATGATTCCCGTTTGAAAGATGGTATGTATCTTTCCGCATCTCTGAACGTGCCGGTAGAGGATGCATCGGTTATAGCCCGTGAACTGCTCGATAATGAGAACCGTGTGTTTGCATTGAGAGATTCTGTTGTACTGTTGCTTCCGGTGGACGTTGTTTCGGTTGACGGACGAATGGCGATTGTCCGCGGTATTCCGGATGGCACTGAGATCGTTGCTGAACCTGTGGAAGGGCTGTTCAGTGGTATGGTTATATCTGGGTCGATAGCGACAGTGCAGGAAGAGGACCCGTCCGGTTCGAAGTGA
- a CDS encoding cell division protein ZapA, which yields MEKINVNIFGDNYPLRVESRESTEQAAFEVDEVMQQFAGKAPDLEVKKFAVLAAIHFAEKKNELMAKLSSMEKKIDQLNLFLEQNSF from the coding sequence ATGGAAAAAATAAATGTCAACATCTTTGGTGATAACTATCCGTTAAGGGTCGAGAGTCGCGAATCGACGGAACAGGCTGCATTTGAGGTTGATGAGGTTATGCAACAGTTCGCCGGGAAAGCTCCGGACCTGGAGGTTAAAAAGTTTGCGGTACTCGCTGCAATTCATTTTGCAGAGAAGAAAAACGAACTTATGGCGAAGCTGTCATCGATGGAAAAAAAAATCGACCAGCTTAATCTTTTTCTTGAGCAAAATTCGTTCTAA
- a CDS encoding NUDIX hydrolase yields the protein MNVKEHNVMSSKPEWFYNQSGVVPVLNGRVVLITARKSKRWTIPKGIVEKDMSPHDSAAKEAYEEAGVVGNVRKKELGRYDYPKWGGTCTVRVYPFYVEELLDRWEEMHVRKRRIVSLSKAIEMIDNDALAEILQTFFNRLEKE from the coding sequence ATGAACGTAAAAGAGCATAATGTCATGTCGTCAAAGCCGGAGTGGTTTTATAACCAATCGGGGGTCGTGCCTGTTCTGAATGGAAGGGTGGTACTGATTACCGCCAGGAAATCCAAGCGGTGGACCATCCCGAAAGGAATTGTCGAAAAAGATATGTCTCCTCATGATTCGGCTGCAAAAGAGGCTTACGAAGAGGCTGGTGTTGTCGGCAATGTCAGGAAAAAAGAGCTTGGCCGTTATGATTATCCAAAATGGGGAGGAACTTGTACCGTTCGTGTTTATCCATTCTATGTTGAGGAATTGCTTGACAGGTGGGAAGAGATGCATGTCAGGAAACGCAGAATTGTCTCTCTGAGCAAAGCCATTGAGATGATTGATAACGATGCGCTCGCAGAGATACTACAAACTTTTTTCAACCGTCTGGAAAAAGAGTAG
- a CDS encoding TolC family protein, whose amino-acid sequence MPGKEGRKKKNNDRNRKRGFQEVKKEEAMARRIGRAISCVSLVFAGVLLFLGVFLVSSLSATERLSLEDAVVEALANNQDIQVARGEREISSNNVNIGNAGLLPKIDLVGSMNYQDNEKTSSPGFNEFTTTSVTLQANYTLFDGLGNIYTFRKLKSAGKIGRFQARNTIEGVILEVSEAFYKFANATEQVVVAEEALAISRDRLERARLRAEYGQANTLEVLSASVDVNADSVSWKDAMLDMHNANRALNLLLNRPVDTSLSVKKDVSFDKNLRREEVLQGAKQSFSAYLIARESVKQAEYELGIKRADFFPEVGVQVGYGFSNTETGFDAGTDDLSGDFSAALTLDFNLFNGFQSSINSQNARIELQNKKLLEQKALSELEKQVADTWQEYLNNLDILEFQKKNLETAELNFRRSKELYVLGQLTTTAFREAQLNLIDARKSIASAGYDAKILELRLKRFAGKLVTEEDAVGSDSR is encoded by the coding sequence ATGCCGGGGAAAGAGGGACGGAAAAAGAAGAATAATGATCGTAACAGGAAAAGAGGGTTTCAGGAAGTAAAAAAAGAAGAGGCTATGGCAAGAAGAATCGGACGTGCTATTTCCTGTGTAAGTCTGGTGTTTGCCGGGGTGTTGTTGTTTCTCGGTGTTTTTCTGGTTTCATCATTGTCGGCTACGGAACGGTTGAGCCTTGAGGATGCCGTTGTCGAGGCTCTTGCCAACAATCAGGATATCCAGGTGGCCAGGGGAGAGCGAGAGATCAGCAGCAACAATGTCAACATCGGAAATGCAGGCTTGCTGCCGAAAATCGATCTTGTCGGATCGATGAACTACCAGGATAATGAGAAGACCTCATCACCCGGGTTCAATGAGTTTACCACGACAAGTGTAACCTTGCAGGCAAACTATACCTTGTTTGACGGGTTGGGTAACATTTATACGTTCAGAAAGCTCAAAAGTGCAGGAAAAATTGGCAGGTTTCAGGCGCGCAATACCATTGAAGGTGTTATTCTGGAAGTGAGTGAGGCATTTTATAAGTTTGCAAACGCAACCGAGCAGGTTGTTGTTGCTGAAGAAGCTCTTGCCATATCCAGGGACCGTCTTGAACGCGCACGTCTCAGGGCGGAGTATGGACAGGCAAACACTCTTGAAGTGCTGTCGGCATCGGTAGATGTCAATGCAGACAGTGTGTCGTGGAAAGATGCGATGCTTGACATGCACAATGCTAATCGCGCATTGAATCTTTTACTGAATCGTCCCGTTGATACATCCTTGAGTGTCAAGAAAGATGTTTCTTTCGATAAGAACCTCAGGAGAGAAGAGGTATTGCAGGGTGCAAAACAGTCTTTTTCAGCATATCTGATCGCTCGGGAGTCGGTAAAACAGGCGGAATATGAGCTTGGTATAAAAAGGGCCGACTTTTTTCCTGAGGTGGGTGTTCAGGTTGGTTACGGTTTCAGCAATACCGAAACAGGATTCGATGCGGGAACGGATGATCTGTCAGGGGACTTTTCGGCGGCTTTGACACTGGACTTCAATTTGTTCAACGGTTTTCAATCGAGTATCAATAGTCAAAATGCCCGTATAGAACTGCAAAACAAGAAGTTGCTCGAGCAGAAAGCTCTCAGTGAGCTTGAAAAGCAGGTTGCAGATACCTGGCAGGAGTACTTGAACAACCTCGATATTCTGGAATTTCAGAAAAAAAACCTTGAAACGGCTGAACTGAATTTCCGGCGTTCGAAAGAGTTGTATGTTCTCGGACAGTTGACGACAACAGCGTTCAGGGAAGCCCAACTCAACCTTATCGATGCAAGAAAAAGCATCGCTTCGGCAGGGTATGATGCCAAAATACTTGAACTGAGGCTGAAACGCTTTGCAGGAAAGCTGGTTACCGAAGAAGATGCAGTCGGGAGCGATTCGCGTTGA